The Halopseudomonas sabulinigri genome window below encodes:
- a CDS encoding PilZ domain-containing protein, with protein MSNQRQHPRTPMRAQIKIWHASFGELTAHTKDLSDGGVFVEHPDMARLQPGDEVQGQVQGMPFAAPVLRMSVQRIVAGEGAGMQFLDED; from the coding sequence GTGAGTAACCAGCGACAACATCCACGCACGCCGATGCGTGCGCAAATCAAAATCTGGCACGCCAGCTTCGGTGAGCTGACGGCGCATACCAAGGATCTGTCCGATGGTGGCGTGTTTGTCGAACACCCGGACATGGCAAGGCTGCAGCCGGGCGACGAAGTGCAGGGCCAGGTGCAGGGTATGCCGTTTGCGGCGCCGGTGCTGCGCATGTCGGTCCAGCGGATCGTTGCTGGCGAAGGCGCCGGCATGCAGTTTCTCGACGAAGACTAA
- the rsmB gene encoding 16S rRNA (cytosine(967)-C(5))-methyltransferase RsmB, with product MSPRLAAARALAAVMAGKASLGSSLPRQLQDVPPRDHALVQELAFGTARWYTRLDALTRDLLNKPMKAADLDLQALLLVGLYQLLYLRVPAHAAIAATVDAATEMGKPWAKGMLNAVLRRVQREGEALLTVVDQSPSQRVSHPGWLFKRLQRAWPDQLDAITSANNLHPPLTLRINLRQTDRDNYLQQLQAAGIAASACRYSAVGIQLAQACDVQQLPGFADGLVSVQDEAAQLAAPLLELQPGQRVLDACCAPGGKTCQILEQQPALHEVVALDLEPARLTRVAENLERLHLTATLKAADARALADWWDGTPFQRILLDAPCSATGVIRRHPDIKLTRTAADIKALASLQGEMLDQLWQTLAVGGILVYATCSVLPEENTQVIEAFLARQPGARAVDFAADFGVAQLCGRQLLPQSDGHDGFYLAKLVKLSASPGRLLKETAQ from the coding sequence GTGAGCCCACGCCTGGCCGCCGCCCGCGCACTGGCTGCAGTGATGGCCGGCAAGGCGTCGCTGGGCAGCAGCCTGCCCCGGCAGCTACAGGACGTGCCACCCCGTGACCATGCGCTGGTGCAAGAGCTGGCCTTCGGCACCGCGCGCTGGTACACCCGGTTGGACGCGCTGACCCGCGACCTGCTCAACAAGCCCATGAAAGCGGCCGATCTCGACCTGCAAGCGCTGTTGCTGGTCGGTCTGTATCAACTGCTCTACTTGCGGGTCCCCGCGCACGCGGCCATCGCCGCTACGGTCGATGCCGCTACCGAGATGGGTAAACCCTGGGCCAAGGGCATGCTCAATGCGGTGTTACGCAGGGTGCAACGCGAAGGCGAAGCGCTGCTAACCGTCGTTGACCAGTCACCCTCGCAGCGCGTTTCCCACCCCGGCTGGCTGTTCAAGCGCCTGCAACGCGCCTGGCCCGATCAACTCGATGCCATCACCAGCGCCAATAACCTGCATCCACCGCTGACCCTGCGCATCAACTTGCGCCAGACCGACCGCGACAACTACCTGCAGCAACTACAGGCTGCGGGCATCGCGGCGAGCGCCTGCCGATATAGCGCCGTGGGTATCCAGCTGGCGCAGGCCTGTGACGTACAGCAATTGCCAGGCTTCGCAGACGGCCTGGTCAGTGTTCAGGATGAAGCGGCCCAGCTGGCAGCGCCGCTGCTCGAACTGCAGCCGGGTCAGCGGGTGCTCGACGCCTGCTGCGCACCTGGCGGCAAGACCTGCCAGATACTGGAGCAACAGCCCGCGTTGCACGAGGTCGTAGCTCTGGACCTGGAGCCCGCGCGGCTCACGCGGGTGGCGGAGAACCTCGAACGCCTGCATTTAACAGCTACGCTGAAGGCAGCGGATGCTCGCGCCTTGGCAGACTGGTGGGATGGCACGCCATTCCAGCGTATCCTGCTCGACGCACCCTGCTCGGCGACCGGCGTGATTCGTCGCCACCCGGATATCAAGCTGACGCGTACGGCAGCCGATATCAAGGCATTGGCCAGCCTGCAGGGCGAAATGCTGGATCAACTCTGGCAGACCTTGGCCGTCGGCGGCATTCTGGTCTATGCCACATGCTCTGTGTTACCCGAGGAGAACACCCAGGTGATTGAGGCTTTTCTGGCACGTCAGCCCGGCGCGCGGGCAGTGGATTTTGCGGCCGACTTCGGCGTCGCCCAGCTCTGTGGCCGCCAACTGTTGCCGCAGTCTGATGGACACGACGGGTTCTATCTGGCGAAACTGGTCAAGCTGTCTGCCAGCCCGGGAAGGCTTCTCAAGGAAACTGCGCAATGA
- a CDS encoding lysophospholipid acyltransferase, producing the protein MERLKGAFIVGFLKLFALLPFAAAQRLGAFVGWLMWKLPNRSREVTRINLSHCMPELSKTELDDLVRRTLLDTGRSMAESACAWMWSPRKTVGFIKEVEGAHLLDEAIAAGKGVVGITSHLGNWEVLNHWYCSHASPIIFYRPPKQKAVDELLQRQRTQLGNKVAASTREGIISVMREVRRGGAVGIPADPEPARKSGLFVPFFATQALTSKFVPNLLRGNDAKALFFHCLRLPDNSGFKVILEEAPEALYSADELTAVACMSAVIEGYVRRWPSQYMWSMKRFKKRPEGEKRWY; encoded by the coding sequence GTGGAGCGGTTGAAAGGCGCATTCATCGTTGGTTTTCTCAAGCTCTTTGCCCTGTTGCCGTTTGCTGCGGCGCAGCGTTTGGGCGCTTTCGTCGGCTGGCTGATGTGGAAGTTGCCTAACCGCTCGCGGGAGGTGACCCGCATCAACCTCAGTCACTGTATGCCCGAACTGAGCAAGACCGAACTGGACGACCTGGTGCGCCGTACCCTGCTCGATACCGGGCGCAGCATGGCTGAAAGCGCGTGTGCCTGGATGTGGTCGCCGCGCAAGACCGTGGGTTTCATCAAGGAAGTGGAAGGGGCTCATCTACTGGACGAGGCCATTGCCGCGGGCAAGGGTGTGGTTGGCATTACCAGCCACCTGGGCAATTGGGAAGTGCTCAATCACTGGTATTGCTCGCACGCCAGCCCGATCATCTTCTACCGGCCGCCGAAGCAGAAAGCGGTGGACGAACTGCTGCAGCGGCAACGCACGCAATTGGGCAACAAGGTAGCGGCCTCTACCCGCGAGGGCATCATCAGCGTCATGCGCGAAGTGCGTCGCGGTGGCGCGGTGGGTATTCCGGCTGACCCGGAACCGGCGCGCAAGAGTGGGCTGTTCGTCCCCTTCTTTGCTACCCAGGCGCTGACCAGCAAGTTTGTGCCCAACCTGCTGCGCGGCAATGACGCCAAAGCGTTGTTCTTCCACTGCCTTCGACTACCCGATAACAGCGGCTTCAAGGTGATTCTCGAAGAGGCGCCCGAGGCACTCTACAGCGCGGACGAACTAACCGCGGTGGCCTGCATGAGCGCGGTGATCGAGGGTTATGTGCGGCGCTGGCCCAGTCAGTACATGTGGAGCATGAAGCGGTTCAAAAAGCGCCCAGAGGGTGAAAAAAGGTGGTATTAA
- the trkA gene encoding Trk system potassium transporter TrkA: MKIIILGAGQVGGSLAAQLASEANDITVIDTDAVRLRELGDRLDIRTVQGKGSFPTVLRQAGADDADMLIAVTSSDETNMIACQVAYTLFRTPTKIARVRESAYLTRGGLFHNEAVPIDVLISPEQVVTNYVKRLIEHPGALQVLDFAEGKAQLVAVRAYYGGPLVGQELRFLRQHMPGVDTRVAAIFRKDRPIIPKGDTIIEADDEVFFIAATRDIRAVMSELRRVEKTHKRVIIAGGGNIGERLAEAIESRYQVKIIEASKARADYLSQNLDRAVVLHGSASDRELLIEENIEEVDIFCAVTNDDEANIMSSMLAKRLGARKVMTLINNPAYVDLVQGGEIDIAISPSQTTIGTLLTHVRRGDIVNVYSLRRGAAEAIEAVAHGDARSSKVVGKSIGQIDLPPGTTIGAIVRDEEVLIAHDSTVIESDDHVILFVIDKKHIRDVERLFQVGLTFF, translated from the coding sequence ATGAAGATCATTATCCTCGGTGCCGGACAGGTCGGCGGCAGCCTGGCAGCCCAGTTGGCCAGCGAAGCCAACGACATCACCGTGATCGACACCGACGCGGTACGTCTGCGCGAGCTGGGCGACCGTCTCGACATCCGCACCGTACAGGGCAAGGGCTCATTCCCGACAGTACTGCGCCAGGCCGGTGCGGACGATGCCGACATGCTGATCGCCGTGACCAGCAGCGATGAAACCAACATGATCGCCTGCCAGGTAGCCTACACGCTGTTTCGCACGCCGACCAAGATCGCCCGCGTGCGCGAGTCTGCCTACCTGACCCGGGGTGGCCTATTCCATAACGAAGCGGTGCCTATTGATGTACTCATCAGCCCCGAGCAGGTGGTGACCAACTACGTCAAACGCCTGATCGAACATCCAGGCGCGCTGCAGGTGCTGGATTTTGCCGAGGGCAAGGCCCAGCTGGTAGCGGTACGCGCCTACTATGGTGGGCCGCTGGTGGGCCAGGAGCTGCGCTTTCTGCGCCAGCACATGCCCGGCGTGGATACCCGGGTGGCGGCCATCTTCCGCAAGGATCGGCCGATCATTCCCAAGGGCGATACCATCATCGAAGCGGATGACGAAGTGTTCTTCATCGCGGCCACGCGCGACATTCGCGCGGTCATGAGTGAGCTGCGCCGGGTGGAGAAAACCCACAAGCGGGTGATCATCGCTGGCGGCGGCAACATCGGCGAGCGCCTGGCCGAAGCCATCGAGAGCCGCTATCAGGTCAAGATCATCGAGGCCAGCAAGGCCCGCGCTGACTACCTGTCGCAGAACCTCGACCGCGCCGTGGTGCTGCACGGCAGCGCCTCGGACCGCGAGCTGCTGATCGAGGAAAATATCGAAGAGGTCGATATCTTCTGTGCGGTCACCAACGACGACGAGGCCAACATCATGTCGTCGATGCTGGCCAAGCGTCTTGGCGCACGCAAGGTAATGACGCTGATCAACAACCCGGCCTACGTTGACCTGGTGCAGGGCGGTGAAATCGATATTGCCATTTCGCCGTCCCAAACCACCATCGGTACCCTGTTGACCCACGTGCGGCGCGGCGACATCGTCAACGTCTACTCGCTGCGCCGGGGTGCTGCCGAGGCGATCGAAGCGGTGGCGCACGGCGATGCGCGTTCTTCCAAGGTGGTCGGCAAATCCATCGGCCAGATCGACCTGCCGCCGGGCACCACCATCGGTGCCATCGTGCGCGATGAAGAGGTGTTGATCGCGCATGACTCTACGGTCATCGAATCGGACGACCACGTGATCCTGTTCGTGATCGACAAAAAACACATTCGCGATGTCGAGCGCCTGTTCCAGGTCGGCCTGACGTTCTTCTGA
- a CDS encoding TrkH family potassium uptake protein, which translates to MQYPQIQRIIGILLMLFSTSMLPAAGVGLYYHEPAMNAFLSGFAITMVAGALIWYPVHGQRNELRTRDGYLITVLFWLVLGLFGAVPLWLLDMPDLSVADAVFESFSGLTTTGATVITGLDTLPRALLYYRQQLQWFGGMGIIVLAVAILPMLGVGGMQLYRAEMPGPLKENKLTPRIAETAKVLWYIYAGLTLACALAYWAAGMDLFNAIGHSFSTVAIGGFSTHDASIGYYNSPLIEAICILFMLISGINFALHFLAWRFRSLKNYWQDPECRAYVLILCVLFVTCTAVLIHFQHHDVWTSIRYAAFETVSIATTTGFGVTDFSTWPTLLPYLLLYASFIGACAGSTGGGMKVIRVLLLYKQGTRETKRLLHPHGVFPVKLGHKPVPDRVVEAVWGFCAVYVFTFAMLFLILLGTGLDFVTAFSALTACINNLGPGLGEVAVHYGNLEASVKWILAFAMLLGRLEVFTLLVLLTPMFWRR; encoded by the coding sequence ATGCAGTATCCCCAGATCCAACGCATCATCGGCATTCTGCTGATGCTGTTCTCGACCAGCATGCTGCCGGCGGCGGGCGTTGGGCTGTACTACCACGAACCGGCGATGAACGCCTTTCTCAGCGGCTTTGCCATCACCATGGTAGCCGGCGCGCTGATCTGGTATCCGGTGCATGGCCAGCGTAACGAGTTACGCACCCGCGATGGTTACCTGATCACCGTTCTGTTCTGGCTGGTTCTGGGGCTGTTCGGGGCGGTGCCGCTGTGGTTGCTCGACATGCCCGATCTGAGCGTGGCCGACGCCGTATTCGAGTCCTTCTCCGGGCTGACCACCACAGGTGCCACTGTCATCACCGGGCTGGATACCCTGCCGCGCGCTTTGCTCTACTACCGCCAGCAACTGCAGTGGTTTGGCGGCATGGGGATCATCGTGCTGGCGGTGGCGATTCTGCCCATGCTGGGCGTCGGCGGCATGCAACTGTACCGCGCCGAGATGCCCGGGCCGCTGAAAGAGAACAAGCTGACCCCGCGCATCGCCGAAACCGCCAAGGTGCTCTGGTACATCTACGCCGGCCTCACCCTGGCCTGCGCGCTGGCCTACTGGGCGGCCGGTATGGACCTGTTCAACGCCATTGGCCACAGCTTTTCTACCGTCGCCATCGGCGGCTTTTCAACCCACGATGCCAGCATCGGCTACTACAACAGCCCGCTGATCGAGGCCATCTGCATTCTGTTCATGCTGATTTCCGGCATCAACTTCGCGCTGCACTTTCTCGCCTGGCGCTTCCGCTCGCTGAAGAACTACTGGCAAGACCCGGAGTGCCGCGCCTATGTGCTGATTCTCTGCGTGCTCTTTGTGACCTGTACCGCTGTGCTGATTCACTTTCAGCACCACGACGTCTGGACCTCGATCCGCTACGCAGCCTTTGAAACGGTATCGATCGCCACCACCACCGGGTTTGGCGTGACCGACTTCTCTACCTGGCCCACGCTATTGCCCTACCTGCTGCTGTACGCCAGCTTCATCGGCGCTTGCGCAGGCTCTACCGGCGGCGGCATGAAGGTGATCCGCGTGCTGCTGCTGTACAAGCAGGGCACCCGCGAGACCAAACGCCTGCTGCACCCGCACGGGGTCTTCCCGGTAAAGCTGGGGCACAAGCCGGTACCTGATCGGGTGGTCGAAGCGGTCTGGGGGTTCTGCGCGGTGTATGTCTTCACCTTCGCCATGCTGTTTCTGATCTTGCTGGGCACCGGGCTCGACTTTGTTACCGCTTTCTCGGCGCTGACTGCCTGCATCAACAACCTGGGCCCGGGCCTGGGGGAAGTGGCGGTGCACTACGGCAATCTGGAGGCCTCGGTGAAGTGGATTCTGGCCTTCGCCATGCTGCTCGGCCGTCTCGAAGTCTTCACCCTGCTGGTGCTGCTGACACCCATGTTCTGGCGGCGCTGA